The Actinomyces sp. oral taxon 414 genome has a segment encoding these proteins:
- the hemQ gene encoding hydrogen peroxide-dependent heme synthase, which translates to MTDTRPDATDPTTDPAADPAAGHGPGAAAVDAAGIHRFHDEERRPHHDPRDAVDIDLDAVNNQFHYALFAVFRLTAPLPPLEDTRRRLVGESLFFIDQSEVTTRGWYDIAGFRSDADLLVWWLNDDPEKLQDANHRLRASAIGRYLAPVWSCMGLHTPAEFNRRHIPACFGGVAPRDWVMVYPFVRSYDWYLLPAEERSRIMAAHGRNGFSKYPDVKGSTLATFGMSDYEWVLGFEADSLDRLEGVIHHQRYTEARLHVRQDVPFYTGVRVSPKEWAERQPRS; encoded by the coding sequence ATGACCGACACCCGGCCCGATGCCACTGATCCCACCACCGATCCAGCCGCTGACCCGGCTGCGGGCCACGGCCCCGGCGCTGCCGCCGTCGACGCCGCCGGCATCCACCGCTTCCACGACGAGGAGCGCCGCCCCCACCACGACCCGCGCGACGCCGTCGACATCGACCTCGACGCCGTCAACAACCAGTTCCACTACGCCCTCTTCGCCGTCTTCCGCCTCACCGCCCCCCTGCCGCCGCTGGAGGACACCCGGCGTCGGCTCGTCGGCGAGTCCCTCTTCTTCATCGACCAATCCGAGGTCACCACCCGCGGCTGGTACGACATCGCCGGATTCCGCTCCGACGCCGACCTGCTCGTGTGGTGGCTCAACGACGACCCCGAGAAGCTCCAGGACGCCAACCACCGCCTGCGCGCCTCCGCGATCGGCCGCTACCTCGCCCCCGTATGGTCCTGCATGGGCCTGCACACCCCGGCGGAGTTCAACCGCAGGCACATCCCGGCCTGCTTCGGCGGCGTCGCCCCGCGCGACTGGGTCATGGTCTACCCCTTCGTCCGCTCCTACGACTGGTACCTGCTGCCCGCCGAGGAGCGCTCGCGGATCATGGCGGCGCACGGGCGCAACGGCTTCTCCAAGTACCCCGACGTCAAGGGCTCCACGCTGGCGACCTTCGGCATGAGCGACTACGAGTGGGTCCTGGGCTTCGAGGCCGACTCCCTGGACCGCCTGGAGGGCGTCATCCACCACCAGCGCTACACCGAGGCGCGCCTGCACGTGCGCCAGGACGTCCCCTTCTACACGGGCGTGCGGGTGAGCCCCAAGGAGTGGGCCGAGCGCCAGCCGCGGTCCTGA
- a CDS encoding ferrochelatase, whose translation MTEPAPAVGPTGGADPLAPYDAVLVLSYGGPAGPADVLPFMRNATAGRGVPDSRLLEVSGHYAGFDGVSPINARNAELLDALRAELVRRGSSAPVVIGNRNWHPFVTEAMRELADGGARRLLSLTTAAYASYSGCRQYREDTAAALARLAAGADGATGEGFEADAAARVGGPGGGPVELVVDKTRPFYNTPGMLEANADAIADAWAELVRAGVPPEGIRLVLVTHSIPVGMERGSALRAAGGSETPRRAGGPGGAGTAAGKGSAGGAGVPGRGGAGAASAPAGSAPAATPPEPGVAADLSTEISYVDQHRRFIEVLLPAVARRLGAAAPPAHDLVFCSRSGPPQARWLEPDVNDHLEALAAGRLTDGTAVAVPDGVVVAPIGFVADHMEVVFDLDTEARATAERLAMPYVRAATAGTHPAFIASLADVLLERAAIARGEDVVPTSTTGTGPFHTVCPEPCCRPGASEHPARSHRGRSEEPALGGLPGDPARPHQGR comes from the coding sequence ATGACTGAGCCCGCCCCCGCCGTCGGCCCCACCGGTGGGGCCGATCCCCTCGCGCCCTACGACGCCGTCCTCGTCCTGTCCTACGGGGGGCCCGCCGGCCCCGCCGACGTCCTGCCCTTCATGCGCAACGCCACCGCCGGGCGGGGCGTGCCCGACTCCCGGCTGCTGGAGGTCTCCGGCCACTACGCCGGCTTCGACGGGGTATCGCCCATTAACGCCCGCAACGCCGAGCTGCTCGACGCCCTGCGCGCCGAACTCGTCCGCCGCGGCTCGAGCGCGCCAGTGGTCATCGGCAACCGCAACTGGCACCCCTTCGTCACCGAGGCCATGCGCGAACTGGCCGACGGCGGGGCCCGGCGCCTGCTGTCGCTGACCACCGCCGCCTACGCCTCCTACTCCGGGTGCCGCCAGTACCGCGAGGACACGGCCGCCGCCCTGGCGCGCCTGGCCGCCGGGGCCGACGGCGCCACCGGCGAAGGCTTCGAGGCCGACGCCGCCGCCCGCGTGGGCGGGCCCGGCGGGGGGCCGGTCGAGCTCGTTGTGGACAAGACCCGCCCCTTCTACAACACCCCCGGCATGCTGGAGGCCAACGCCGACGCCATCGCCGACGCCTGGGCCGAGCTGGTGCGCGCCGGGGTCCCGCCCGAGGGGATCCGCCTGGTCCTGGTCACCCACTCCATCCCCGTCGGCATGGAGCGGGGCTCCGCGCTGCGCGCCGCGGGCGGGTCTGAGACACCCCGCCGCGCGGGTGGGCCCGGGGGTGCCGGAACCGCCGCGGGGAAGGGCTCGGCCGGCGGGGCCGGGGTCCCGGGCCGCGGCGGCGCCGGGGCCGCGAGCGCACCCGCGGGCTCCGCCCCGGCCGCGACGCCCCCCGAGCCCGGCGTGGCCGCCGACCTGTCGACCGAGATCTCCTACGTGGACCAGCACAGGCGGTTCATCGAGGTGCTCCTGCCCGCCGTCGCCCGGCGCCTGGGGGCGGCGGCCCCGCCCGCGCACGACCTGGTCTTCTGCTCGCGCTCGGGCCCGCCGCAGGCGCGGTGGCTGGAGCCGGACGTCAACGACCACTTGGAGGCCCTGGCCGCCGGGCGCCTGACGGACGGGACTGCGGTGGCCGTGCCCGACGGCGTCGTCGTGGCCCCCATCGGCTTCGTGGCCGACCACATGGAGGTCGTCTTCGACCTGGACACCGAGGCCCGCGCCACCGCCGAGCGCCTCGCCATGCCCTACGTCCGGGCGGCCACCGCGGGCACGCACCCCGCCTTCATCGCCTCCCTGGCCGACGTCCTGCTCGAGCGGGCCGCCATCGCCCGGGGCGAGGATGTGGTCCCGACCTCGACGACGGGCACCGGCCCCTTCCACACCGTGTGCCCCGAGCCCTGCTGTCGGCCCGGCGCCTCGGAGCATCCCGCTCGCTCCCACCGGGGCCGGTCCGAAGAGCCGGCGCTCGGCGGCCTCCCAGGCGATCCCGCTCGCCCCCACCAGGGCCGGTAG